A single genomic interval of Candidatus Omnitrophota bacterium harbors:
- a CDS encoding DHH family phosphoesterase — MKDLKPVLERIKEAKTIVIASHVNPDGDSIGSLLSLGMGLERLGKKVYMICQDNVPGRYRLLPGAKRILKKIDKRCDLAISVDCSNKEILGRAYGVFEKALSVLEIDHHDARRPFGDLQLIDSSAAAVGEIIYTLLKKLGVAVDEEIAQNILTSIIVETNSFRLPNVKPYTFRLCGALAEIVTDFQKLVDIVYWSKTREGIILSGICMSRCKFVNGGSVAWSIIRRKDYDKVKGKDDDVDEVADLIRSIEKVRIAVLFREQDKKRLRVSLRSKGANVAAIAEMYNGGGHFDIAGCTIPNDRKTIRKLLTQLTDLDTSHSSGL; from the coding sequence ATGAAAGATCTGAAGCCGGTGCTAGAACGGATAAAAGAAGCGAAAACGATCGTCATAGCCAGCCATGTAAATCCCGACGGCGATTCGATAGGCTCGCTTCTGTCGCTCGGCATGGGATTGGAGCGCCTCGGCAAGAAAGTCTATATGATATGCCAGGACAATGTGCCCGGCAGATACAGGCTGCTGCCCGGGGCGAAGCGCATCCTTAAAAAAATAGACAAGAGATGCGACCTGGCCATCTCCGTAGATTGCAGCAATAAGGAGATCCTCGGCAGGGCTTACGGGGTTTTTGAAAAAGCGCTCAGCGTGCTTGAGATAGACCACCACGACGCGAGAAGGCCGTTCGGCGACCTGCAGTTAATAGATAGCTCGGCCGCGGCGGTCGGCGAGATCATCTATACGCTCCTTAAGAAGCTGGGCGTCGCGGTAGACGAAGAGATCGCCCAGAATATACTGACCTCGATAATAGTCGAGACGAATTCGTTCAGGCTCCCGAATGTAAAACCCTATACCTTTAGACTATGCGGCGCTCTGGCTGAGATCGTAACGGATTTCCAGAAATTAGTGGATATCGTTTACTGGTCGAAGACCAGGGAAGGGATAATCCTGTCCGGCATATGCATGTCCAGGTGCAAGTTCGTGAACGGCGGCAGTGTCGCCTGGTCCATAATAAGGAGAAAGGATTACGATAAGGTTAAGGGGAAGGATGACGATGTCGACGAGGTCGCGGATCTTATACGCTCGATCGAGAAAGTCAGGATCGCGGTCCTCTTCAGGGAACAGGATAAAAAACGGTTAAGGGTTAGCTTAAGGTCGAAAGGCGCTAACGTGGCCGCTATCGCGGAAATGTATAACGGCGGCGGGCATTTCGATATAGCGGGCTGCACAAT
- a CDS encoding ABC transporter permease, which yields MSFRRVYAIMLRQLYLIRGSFSRVFPLFAWIAVDMVLWGFLTQYLNKVSSSGFNFVPVLLGAVILWDFFIRIMQGVTMAFFEDVWSRNFLNIFATPILTSEYAAGLVLTSIATSIIGISVMLFIAVFFFKLSLIIYGLMAIPFLIILFLFGIALGIFGSALVLHFGPASEWFIWPIPALVSPFVGVLYPVATLPQWMQYVSYFLPPSYVFEGLRAMIAGGSVSWISLLCGAFLVVIYLFLSYLFFVKIYRHALKTGLLARYSAESLS from the coding sequence ATGTCTTTCCGCCGCGTTTACGCTATCATGCTGCGCCAGCTCTACCTCATACGGGGGAGCTTCTCGCGCGTATTCCCGCTCTTTGCCTGGATAGCGGTCGACATGGTCCTGTGGGGATTCCTTACGCAGTACCTCAATAAAGTCTCTTCGAGCGGTTTCAACTTCGTCCCGGTGCTCCTCGGCGCGGTCATCCTGTGGGATTTCTTTATCCGTATCATGCAGGGTGTAACGATGGCGTTCTTCGAGGACGTCTGGAGCCGGAACTTCCTCAACATATTTGCCACGCCGATCCTCACATCCGAATACGCGGCCGGACTGGTGCTGACAAGCATAGCGACGAGTATAATAGGGATCTCCGTCATGCTCTTCATCGCGGTATTCTTCTTCAAGCTGTCGCTCATCATCTACGGCCTTATGGCAATACCTTTCCTTATAATACTGTTCCTCTTCGGCATCGCGCTGGGCATCTTCGGGAGCGCCCTGGTGCTCCATTTCGGGCCGGCATCGGAATGGTTCATCTGGCCGATCCCGGCGCTCGTATCGCCGTTCGTCGGCGTCCTGTATCCAGTCGCTACGCTTCCTCAATGGATGCAGTACGTTTCGTATTTTTTGCCGCCGTCTTATGTCTTCGAGGGCTTAAGGGCCATGATCGCGGGAGGCTCCGTTTCCTGGATCTCGCTCCTGTGCGGCGCCTTCCTCGTCGTGATATATCTCTTCCTGTCGTATCTTTTTTTCGTGAAGATCTACCGCCATGCTTTAAAGACCGGGCTCCTGGCCAGGTACAGCGCGGAGAGCCTGAGTTAG